The Paenibacillus tianjinensis genome has a window encoding:
- a CDS encoding SDR family NAD(P)-dependent oxidoreductase, with amino-acid sequence MDKKAWFITGASRGLGRIWAEAALARGDEVAATARKLEDVSDLKERFGDLVLPLALDVTDAEQVRQVVQQAYSHFGKLDVVLNNAGYTLIGMVEEASEADVRALFDANYFGYLRVIQAALPLLRKQGSGHLLSVSSSLGIEARPLIGFYCSSKWAVEGLHESLVQEVKDFGIKVTLLEPGAYATEFGASGKRVPEMDVYADVRKQVFTRLSNEKRGNPQATADAVLKIVDAAEPPLRFALGSEVLPMACGIYADRLATWEAWETVSNAAQGNPT; translated from the coding sequence ATGGACAAAAAAGCCTGGTTCATCACGGGAGCCTCTCGCGGTTTAGGACGCATATGGGCAGAAGCTGCGCTCGCTCGTGGAGATGAGGTTGCGGCTACCGCCCGCAAATTGGAAGACGTTTCTGATCTGAAGGAACGCTTCGGAGATCTCGTTCTTCCCTTGGCACTCGACGTAACGGATGCTGAGCAGGTTCGCCAGGTTGTTCAGCAGGCTTATTCCCATTTCGGCAAGCTGGACGTTGTCCTCAATAATGCCGGTTATACCTTGATCGGTATGGTCGAGGAGGCAAGCGAAGCCGATGTTCGCGCTCTGTTTGACGCAAACTACTTTGGTTATCTTCGAGTCATCCAAGCCGCTTTGCCATTGCTGAGGAAGCAGGGCAGCGGGCATTTGCTCAGCGTTTCAAGCTCCCTTGGGATCGAGGCAAGGCCGCTCATAGGCTTCTATTGCTCCTCCAAATGGGCGGTCGAAGGACTCCACGAAAGCCTGGTGCAAGAGGTCAAGGACTTTGGGATTAAGGTGACGCTGCTCGAACCCGGTGCCTATGCGACCGAGTTTGGCGCTTCAGGTAAGCGAGTACCGGAAATGGACGTCTATGCCGATGTGCGGAAGCAGGTGTTCACGCGTCTATCAAACGAAAAACGCGGCAATCCTCAAGCGACTGCAGATGCCGTGCTCAAGATCGTGGACGCAGCAGAACCCCCACTACGATTTGCGCTCGGTTCGGAAGTCTTGCCTATGGCATGCGGCATCTATGCTGACCGTCTAGCTACCTGGGAAGCCTGGGAGACTGTATCGAATGCAGCGCAAGGTAATCCTACGTAA
- a CDS encoding ABC1 kinase family protein: MKNLRFRRTMRMIVKFAWDFWWLGRQKHFLSGRRFEAKTKALYRKLATYFTKTAMDMGGLIIKLGQHVSAQVDILPKEIIDELSKLQDSVDSVDFSKIQQKVESELGASISEIFAEFSTAPIAAASLGQVHRATLRTGEEVAVKVMRPGVEDIIAIDSKSIQIAIRLLKRWTKIRDFMDLDAVYDEFHETVLEELDYQKEGRNAEDFQLQFIHRDDVVVPAIQWSYTTSKVLTMEFLEGVKINNFAQLDAWGVDRTKLATSLIEIFVEQILLEGFFHADPHPGNVLVQPDGTIALIDFGMVGRIADDMKAQMVALLMAVYLKDAHGAIDALTRLKFLRRNGDLEVFSRNLTLLFEQINGDTFDLSFVTSGDNTEELRDFLYSQPFQLPANTTFLGKAVGTVYGLCTGLDPELDLIGTVKPYVEEVVRSDLRGSVFSNVVDEGKNLLKGILPTTKKFISAVDKMDSGNLRVKLSSSFEKKLIDTQNRNTGRIIATIIGAVSLLTATNMWNEVNHMVSYILGTLGLIIMLSQLKVRERRRDVRHARQMRAMREHNRFEKSKFNSHK; encoded by the coding sequence ATGAAGAATCTCCGGTTCAGAAGAACCATGCGGATGATTGTTAAGTTCGCCTGGGATTTCTGGTGGCTGGGCAGGCAAAAGCATTTTCTTTCGGGACGGCGCTTTGAAGCGAAAACCAAAGCCTTATACCGAAAACTTGCCACCTATTTTACGAAGACCGCAATGGATATGGGCGGATTAATTATCAAGCTTGGGCAGCATGTGAGTGCGCAAGTGGATATTTTGCCGAAGGAAATTATTGATGAATTGTCTAAGCTGCAGGATTCCGTAGATTCCGTAGATTTCTCCAAGATACAGCAAAAGGTAGAGAGTGAACTCGGAGCGTCCATTAGCGAGATTTTTGCTGAGTTTAGTACAGCCCCTATCGCAGCGGCGTCCTTAGGACAGGTACATCGGGCGACGTTACGGACAGGTGAAGAAGTTGCTGTAAAAGTAATGCGTCCCGGGGTCGAGGATATTATCGCCATTGATTCGAAATCCATACAAATCGCTATCCGGTTATTAAAACGCTGGACCAAGATCAGAGACTTCATGGACCTTGATGCTGTGTACGATGAGTTTCACGAAACGGTTCTGGAAGAGCTCGATTATCAAAAAGAGGGGCGAAATGCAGAGGATTTTCAGCTGCAGTTTATCCATCGGGATGATGTTGTCGTTCCAGCCATTCAGTGGTCCTATACAACTTCAAAGGTTTTAACCATGGAGTTTCTGGAAGGTGTAAAAATCAACAATTTTGCCCAGCTTGATGCTTGGGGTGTGGACCGGACGAAATTAGCGACGTCACTGATCGAAATTTTCGTAGAACAAATTCTATTAGAAGGCTTTTTTCACGCAGATCCGCACCCGGGAAATGTTCTCGTGCAGCCTGACGGTACCATAGCATTAATCGATTTTGGAATGGTCGGACGAATTGCCGATGATATGAAGGCGCAAATGGTAGCCCTTCTAATGGCCGTGTATTTAAAAGATGCTCACGGCGCCATCGATGCCCTTACCCGTTTGAAATTTTTGAGACGTAATGGGGATTTAGAGGTATTCTCAAGAAATCTTACGTTATTATTTGAACAAATCAACGGGGATACGTTTGACTTGAGCTTTGTAACGTCAGGTGATAATACAGAAGAGTTACGGGATTTCCTCTACTCTCAGCCCTTTCAGTTACCTGCAAATACAACATTTTTGGGAAAAGCCGTAGGTACGGTGTATGGGCTTTGTACTGGACTGGACCCTGAGCTTGATTTGATTGGGACCGTTAAGCCTTATGTTGAAGAGGTTGTGCGCAGCGATCTGCGGGGAAGTGTCTTTTCCAACGTTGTGGACGAAGGCAAGAATCTTCTAAAAGGAATCCTTCCTACGACCAAGAAGTTCATTTCGGCAGTAGATAAAATGGATAGCGGAAATTTAAGAGTAAAGCTATCAAGTTCCTTTGAGAAAAAATTAATAGATACGCAAAATAGGAATACAGGACGGATTATTGCAACCATAATAGGAGCGGTATCCCTTCTGACTGCTACAAACATGTGGAATGAAGTGAATCATATGGTATCTTATATTCTCGGTACTTTGGGGCTGATTATTATGCTTAGTCAGCTCAAAGTGAGAGAACGCCGCCGTGATGTAAGACATGCAAGGCAGATGAGAGCGATGCGGGAGCATAACCGGTTTGAAAAGTCGAAGTTTAATTCCCATAAATAA
- a CDS encoding sialate O-acetylesterase, which translates to MIKSFLMLGQSNMAGRGFLHDVDPIFNEKIKMLRNGQWQMMTEPINYDRPVSGVSLAASFADAWSKANPDEEIGLIPCAEGGSSLNDWHPEGILYQHALSEARFALRSSQICGILWHQGESDSYRSLHESYYEKLNFIIKGLRDELDLDEVPLIIGGLGDFLGKTGFGQHATEYRQVNEQLQHFANEQPNCYFVTAVDLTANPDGIHLDAVSQRKFGYRYFEAFSKKCNVMEPIPGEDQSLKVDLDYSKTEQIFLHSLDLSSGKITYAEFEAQMVKVMKP; encoded by the coding sequence ATGATAAAGTCATTCTTAATGTTGGGGCAGTCTAATATGGCAGGCCGTGGATTCTTGCATGATGTCGATCCTATTTTTAATGAAAAAATAAAAATGCTGCGCAATGGACAGTGGCAGATGATGACAGAACCGATTAATTACGACCGTCCGGTTTCCGGCGTAAGCCTGGCGGCCTCTTTTGCAGATGCCTGGTCGAAAGCCAATCCCGACGAAGAAATCGGTTTGATTCCTTGTGCGGAAGGCGGCAGTTCCTTGAATGATTGGCATCCGGAAGGCATTCTTTATCAGCATGCTTTATCTGAAGCCCGCTTCGCCCTGCGGTCCAGTCAGATCTGCGGAATCCTGTGGCATCAAGGTGAGAGCGACAGTTATCGTTCGCTGCATGAATCTTATTACGAGAAACTAAACTTTATCATCAAGGGCCTGAGAGACGAATTGGATCTTGATGAGGTACCGTTGATCATCGGCGGACTTGGTGATTTCCTTGGGAAGACCGGTTTCGGACAGCATGCGACAGAGTATCGACAGGTCAATGAACAATTGCAGCACTTCGCTAACGAACAGCCTAATTGTTATTTTGTAACAGCCGTAGATTTGACGGCGAATCCTGATGGCATTCATTTAGACGCGGTTTCACAACGTAAATTCGGCTACCGCTATTTCGAGGCTTTTTCGAAAAAGTGTAATGTCATGGAGCCAATCCCTGGAGAGGATCAGTCGCTGAAAGTGGATCTCGACTATTCGAAAACAGAACAGATTTTTCTTCATAGCCTGGACTTATCTTCGGGTAAAATCACGTACGCAGAATTCGAGGCACAGATGGTAAAGGTGATGAAGCCGTGA
- a CDS encoding PadR family transcriptional regulator, with protein MIPLLILGLLIQTPGAHGYELLALMEKRHYKYIVNFTKGSFYYNLQQLEEKGWIEQIQKKPPTLGREIRNYKITGSGMAEFEKLMVKYGTKSEYVNLQFYGALLFADQYDKSKLLELIQSQIDQTKTRIALLDEYLSNTQELPGTIDYYRRMNENSRSHHLINLEWFEQLKTELAGPLA; from the coding sequence GTGATTCCCTTACTCATCCTTGGCTTGCTCATCCAAACCCCTGGTGCTCACGGCTATGAACTACTGGCTTTAATGGAGAAACGCCATTACAAATACATTGTAAACTTCACCAAAGGCTCGTTTTATTACAATCTGCAGCAGCTTGAAGAAAAAGGTTGGATTGAACAAATCCAGAAGAAACCTCCAACCCTTGGACGCGAGATTCGGAACTATAAAATCACCGGATCGGGAATGGCTGAATTCGAGAAATTAATGGTCAAATACGGCACCAAATCGGAATATGTGAACCTGCAATTTTATGGTGCGCTGCTCTTTGCCGATCAATACGACAAAAGCAAATTGCTGGAACTGATCCAATCGCAAATCGACCAGACTAAAACCCGAATCGCACTCCTTGATGAATATCTGTCCAATACACAAGAACTTCCCGGCACAATCGATTACTACCGCCGCATGAACGAAAATTCCCGTTCCCATCACTTGATTAACTTAGAGTGGTTTGAACAATTGAAAACAGAATTAGCGGGACCTCTTGCATAA
- a CDS encoding RidA family protein, which yields MTIIQTYNHTLWDHGISQGYLVDNTLYISGQFSHNAEGKFVGAGDIRAQMTQTLENLDAVLQQFGATKHNLAYVELYLTNALEHGETAIGLFKEYVGEHRPAGSMIGVTYLAFPEQWVEVRAVAHID from the coding sequence ATGACGATCATTCAAACGTACAACCATACTCTCTGGGATCACGGGATTTCGCAGGGGTACCTTGTCGACAACACACTGTATATCTCGGGACAGTTCTCCCATAACGCGGAGGGCAAGTTCGTCGGAGCAGGCGATATTCGGGCACAGATGACGCAGACGCTGGAAAATTTGGATGCCGTGTTACAACAGTTCGGAGCGACGAAGCATAACCTGGCTTACGTGGAGCTGTATCTGACGAATGCGCTGGAGCACGGGGAAACCGCGATCGGACTATTCAAAGAGTATGTCGGAGAGCATCGGCCGGCGGGTAGCATGATCGGAGTGACTTACCTGGCATTTCCGGAACAGTGGGTAGAGGTTCGGGCTGTGGCGCATATCGATTAG
- a CDS encoding winged helix-turn-helix transcriptional regulator — translation MGISDLKGKETVIQDTPFGYTMSVIGGKWKMAILYLLSAKQSIRFNEMQRQLGAVTYKVLSAQLKELEADGLVKRVEYPQIPPKVEYSLTPRGQTLLPVLEQLCEWGAQNR, via the coding sequence ATGGGTATTTCCGATTTGAAGGGCAAGGAAACAGTGATCCAGGACACACCGTTCGGTTATACGATGTCCGTGATCGGCGGGAAGTGGAAGATGGCGATTCTGTATCTGCTGTCCGCCAAGCAGTCGATTCGTTTCAACGAAATGCAGAGACAGCTCGGAGCGGTGACGTACAAAGTTCTGAGCGCGCAGCTTAAGGAATTGGAGGCCGACGGGCTAGTGAAGCGCGTGGAGTATCCGCAGATTCCGCCCAAAGTGGAGTATTCGCTGACACCGAGAGGGCAGACGCTGCTGCCTGTGTTGGAGCAGCTGTGCGAGTGGGGAGCACAGAATCGGTGA
- a CDS encoding isochorismatase family protein, translating to MEELLFHFPKTALIVIDLQKWLGTEYAPHSAEQVVTRAATMVQAFREAGAFVGLVRVSSKDFKDMPRPMLDQAPPTFNLVPGWDEIVPEIGVTDTDHLITKRQWGAFYGTDLDLQLRRRGITTIVLCGIASGIGVDTTAREAFAHGYQVIFAADAMTGFSEEEHEHVIKVIFPRIGRIRRAEDILACAALQS from the coding sequence TTGGAAGAACTTTTGTTTCATTTCCCTAAGACGGCATTAATCGTAATCGACTTGCAAAAATGGCTTGGAACCGAGTATGCCCCTCACTCGGCAGAGCAAGTCGTCACCCGCGCTGCCACTATGGTTCAAGCATTCCGTGAGGCAGGAGCATTCGTTGGGCTTGTTCGCGTATCCTCGAAAGACTTCAAAGATATGCCTCGTCCAATGCTGGATCAGGCCCCCCCTACCTTCAATCTGGTGCCTGGATGGGATGAAATTGTGCCCGAGATCGGAGTCACTGACACCGATCATTTAATTACAAAGCGCCAATGGGGAGCATTTTACGGAACAGATTTGGATCTGCAGTTGCGCCGGCGGGGCATCACGACGATCGTGCTTTGCGGCATTGCTTCTGGAATCGGCGTAGATACCACTGCGCGTGAAGCCTTCGCCCATGGGTATCAGGTTATTTTTGCGGCAGATGCCATGACCGGCTTCAGCGAGGAGGAACATGAACACGTAATTAAGGTCATCTTCCCGCGCATTGGCAGAATCCGCAGGGCCGAGGACATTCTTGCTTGCGCCGCCCTTCAATCTTAA
- a CDS encoding TetR/AcrR family transcriptional regulator encodes MAATEHAQNIKKDTKEWITIALLELLQTKQLSKLTISEVVKKAGVSRMAFYRNYESLEQVLVEYYEPKYADIFNKIAFQTSHEQKITDLTNFFLALSSDFKTAIDSDYKELLYQIFKHHITQFYDEMIPFPDWTGAKRSYWIDFMSAGVFEIWVMWIKNGQKETLEEISSLIRLFHK; translated from the coding sequence ATGGCAGCAACGGAGCACGCCCAAAACATTAAGAAAGACACAAAAGAATGGATTACTATTGCATTACTGGAGCTTTTACAGACCAAACAATTATCAAAGTTAACCATTTCAGAAGTCGTCAAAAAAGCTGGCGTCAGCCGGATGGCCTTTTATAGAAATTACGAAAGTCTTGAACAAGTATTGGTAGAGTATTACGAACCTAAATATGCAGATATATTTAATAAAATCGCCTTTCAGACTAGCCACGAGCAGAAAATAACAGATTTAACGAATTTTTTCCTTGCACTTTCTAGTGATTTTAAAACAGCGATTGACAGTGATTACAAAGAGCTGCTGTATCAAATCTTCAAGCACCATATTACTCAGTTCTATGACGAGATGATTCCCTTTCCGGACTGGACAGGCGCGAAACGAAGCTATTGGATAGATTTTATGAGTGCCGGTGTGTTTGAAATTTGGGTGATGTGGATCAAAAATGGTCAGAAAGAAACCTTGGAAGAAATCTCGTCCCTCATTCGGCTGTTTCATAAATAA
- a CDS encoding GyrI-like domain-containing protein has product MERIRVIDIPPLKVVNSGNLSAMEDFEAFDQWWSSINVKHYITPRDFMWYNVKQQYMEWFFALPEGHEDTGGYEVIDFPGGLYAVSASKDAEEEAIEETKASIRSWVEASGCFELSTSENDPAERYVMTHVTTPKIFKERMGYHLSDIFVPIIAK; this is encoded by the coding sequence TTGGAGAGAATCCGTGTAATCGATATTCCACCGTTAAAAGTTGTTAATTCGGGAAACCTATCGGCTATGGAGGATTTCGAAGCGTTCGACCAATGGTGGTCATCCATCAATGTCAAGCATTACATAACACCCCGTGACTTTATGTGGTATAACGTCAAGCAACAGTATATGGAATGGTTTTTTGCGCTGCCGGAAGGACATGAGGATACAGGTGGATACGAGGTTATTGATTTTCCTGGGGGATTGTATGCGGTTTCTGCTTCAAAGGACGCAGAGGAAGAAGCAATTGAGGAAACGAAAGCGTCTATTCGTTCATGGGTAGAGGCAAGCGGTTGCTTCGAACTATCAACAAGCGAGAATGATCCAGCAGAGCGATACGTTATGACTCATGTCACTACACCCAAGATATTCAAAGAGAGAATGGGCTATCATCTATCAGATATATTCGTACCGATTATTGCTAAGTAA
- a CDS encoding TetR/AcrR family transcriptional regulator codes for MSVTKQDIIRSASRMFKEKGFLATSIQEIAQDCSIAKGSVYKYFPSKEDLMCAVFDECQTVYFERAEHLKQTGTGTPKEQLVNQIVFRFQYFIEYSHIMVDFIELPITQYATFRSLRNHVRARMMEWHRYWLLEVYGERIESFLWDLIFIYRAILKDYLQRIIFEVKQLSIEDTAWFIVDKMDALVEHMSRSGSKGLLGQIAFTKFIHADSKDWNNEKERIIGELFGRVTALLEAWPSGLARRRELQEIVQLLGTEISQTQPKRSLIQALCAYLEQEQELRSPVIQLKQLVLEE; via the coding sequence ATGAGTGTAACCAAACAGGATATTATTCGTTCGGCTTCTAGGATGTTTAAAGAAAAAGGTTTTTTGGCGACCTCCATTCAGGAAATTGCTCAGGATTGTTCCATTGCAAAGGGCTCGGTGTACAAATATTTTCCGTCCAAAGAGGACTTAATGTGCGCGGTTTTCGACGAGTGCCAGACGGTTTATTTTGAGCGGGCGGAGCACCTGAAACAAACCGGGACGGGCACTCCCAAGGAGCAGCTCGTCAATCAAATTGTATTTCGCTTTCAGTATTTTATTGAATACAGTCACATTATGGTTGATTTCATAGAGCTTCCTATTACGCAGTACGCAACGTTCCGTTCACTAAGGAATCATGTTCGCGCCCGTATGATGGAGTGGCATAGATACTGGCTGCTTGAAGTATATGGTGAGAGAATCGAATCGTTTCTCTGGGATCTGATTTTTATATACCGCGCGATCCTGAAGGACTATCTGCAGCGCATCATCTTCGAGGTGAAGCAGCTGTCGATAGAGGATACAGCTTGGTTCATCGTCGATAAAATGGATGCGCTAGTCGAACATATGTCTAGGTCAGGTTCGAAGGGGCTACTTGGACAAATCGCTTTCACAAAGTTTATTCATGCAGATTCAAAGGACTGGAATAACGAAAAAGAAAGAATAATCGGAGAATTGTTCGGCAGAGTGACCGCGCTGCTTGAGGCTTGGCCCAGCGGGCTCGCCCGGCGGAGGGAGCTGCAAGAGATTGTTCAATTGCTGGGGACGGAGATCTCTCAGACTCAGCCCAAGAGATCGCTCATTCAGGCGCTTTGCGCCTACTTGGAACAAGAACAGGAGCTGAGAAGTCCGGTCATTCAATTAAAGCAACTTGTCCTGGAAGAGTGA
- a CDS encoding AbrB/MazE/SpoVT family DNA-binding domain-containing protein, protein MMYQKKENSHGLGHGKVLGTTSMGERGQIVIPREAREELELKPGEKFIVFGNKRKGAVILVKAEMFNKFADFFMSASKKFESMAQAIFDKNTSIPEDEDNEPEVDEKKPEADEKG, encoded by the coding sequence ATGATGTATCAAAAAAAAGAAAATAGTCACGGACTCGGGCATGGCAAAGTGCTGGGAACAACTTCTATGGGTGAGAGAGGACAAATTGTTATTCCTAGAGAAGCAAGGGAAGAACTTGAACTCAAGCCGGGTGAGAAATTCATCGTTTTCGGAAATAAACGTAAGGGAGCCGTAATTCTGGTCAAAGCAGAAATGTTCAACAAATTTGCGGATTTCTTCATGAGTGCCTCGAAAAAGTTTGAAAGTATGGCCCAAGCGATCTTCGATAAAAACACTTCTATTCCTGAAGATGAGGATAATGAACCCGAGGTCGATGAAAAAAAACCTGAGGCCGACGAAAAAGGATGA
- a CDS encoding VOC family protein gives MNFASVRIITDDVDRLVAFYEKILGVSAERPAPVFAEFVVPSCSLAIGHTQTAQLFGADSVVGANNRTVIIEFLVDDVEAEYVRLKPFVEHWVKEPTTMPWGNRSMLFRDPDGNLVNLFEPVTEDAIKRFKGRQ, from the coding sequence GTGAATTTTGCTTCTGTACGTATCATTACTGACGATGTGGATCGTCTCGTTGCGTTCTATGAGAAAATATTAGGGGTTTCCGCGGAGCGGCCTGCGCCTGTATTTGCCGAATTCGTTGTGCCATCATGCTCCCTTGCCATCGGCCACACCCAGACAGCGCAGCTATTCGGGGCCGATTCCGTGGTGGGGGCCAATAATCGTACAGTCATTATTGAGTTCCTCGTCGACGATGTGGAAGCCGAATATGTGCGCTTGAAGCCTTTTGTCGAACATTGGGTAAAGGAACCGACCACGATGCCATGGGGGAACCGTTCGATGTTGTTCCGCGATCCCGATGGAAACCTTGTTAACCTCTTCGAGCCGGTGACCGAGGATGCGATTAAACGGTTTAAAGGTAGACAATAA
- a CDS encoding TetR/AcrR family transcriptional regulator, with translation MNKINNEESVRSKLANKVTEKPAKTLGRKRDHTRDAKILEATIDILADAGFDGMTMDMVTARAKAGKATVYRRWSSKAELVRDALTWMNRNHLELELLPDTGTLQSDLLALLKPQSLEEGERKLRVLAGLGSFFSQNPESINGEIFEPWAVVNRELMHRAVCRGEISTRADIEMACQVITSMASYRGLVQRKTFDKHFYTSLIDGVLLPALKNPLTSPNERE, from the coding sequence ATGAATAAGATTAATAATGAAGAGTCGGTCAGATCCAAATTAGCTAACAAAGTAACGGAAAAACCGGCGAAAACATTAGGCCGTAAACGAGATCATACGCGGGATGCTAAAATCCTGGAAGCGACAATCGACATCCTCGCCGATGCCGGTTTTGATGGAATGACCATGGATATGGTCACAGCTAGAGCGAAGGCCGGAAAGGCAACGGTGTATCGCCGCTGGTCCTCCAAGGCAGAGCTAGTCCGGGATGCCTTGACCTGGATGAATCGAAATCATCTTGAGCTTGAGCTCTTGCCCGATACGGGAACTTTGCAGAGTGATCTGCTTGCGCTATTGAAGCCGCAATCGCTCGAAGAAGGTGAACGCAAACTTCGAGTACTCGCAGGCCTGGGCTCCTTTTTTTCGCAGAATCCGGAATCAATTAACGGAGAAATTTTCGAACCGTGGGCTGTAGTGAATCGTGAGCTCATGCACCGGGCCGTCTGCCGCGGTGAAATCTCCACCCGCGCGGACATTGAAATGGCTTGCCAGGTTATTACTTCAATGGCTTCTTATCGCGGACTCGTACAGCGCAAAACATTCGACAAGCATTTCTATACTTCACTAATTGACGGCGTTCTACTGCCTGCCCTCAAAAATCCGTTAACATCTCCAAATGAGAGGGAATAA
- a CDS encoding SDR family oxidoreductase, whose product MMPENNHSLVLVTGGSGFIAVHIILQLLKKEYRVRATLRTMSRQDEVKAMLRSVGVTNFAGLSFIEADLSSDMNWDEAVKGAEYVIHVASPTPNKIYKDENEMIQPAREGVLRVLRASRDAGVKRVVLTSAFGAVGVGHKHHQGPYTEKDWSNTDANIHPYQKSKTLAERAAWDFIRQEGNGLELATVNPVGVMGPILGNDYSHSNETVRQMIEGKLKSVPKIYSDYVDVRDVADLHILAMVRPEANGERFIASSAENLSMLDIAKMLRKHLGEEAKNVPNSELPNIAVRILAVFNPKLRMIASLLGNEMSTSNQKAKQLLGWAPRSAEEAIIATGSSMVKIIKEQMIS is encoded by the coding sequence ATGATGCCGGAAAATAATCATTCCCTGGTGCTTGTGACCGGAGGTTCGGGATTTATCGCTGTTCATATTATTTTGCAATTACTAAAGAAAGAGTATCGTGTGCGGGCAACACTTCGTACCATGAGCAGACAAGATGAAGTGAAAGCCATGTTACGTTCAGTCGGGGTGACTAATTTTGCAGGATTGTCATTCATTGAGGCAGATTTATCCTCTGATATGAACTGGGACGAGGCCGTTAAAGGGGCGGAATATGTCATCCATGTGGCTTCTCCAACACCCAATAAAATTTATAAAGATGAAAATGAAATGATTCAGCCCGCCCGTGAAGGTGTTCTGAGGGTGCTCAGAGCATCGCGTGATGCTGGGGTCAAACGTGTCGTACTAACTTCTGCCTTCGGAGCGGTTGGTGTGGGGCACAAGCATCATCAAGGACCCTATACCGAAAAAGATTGGTCTAATACAGATGCAAACATCCATCCCTATCAAAAATCGAAAACACTCGCAGAAAGAGCTGCTTGGGACTTTATCCGCCAAGAAGGAAATGGATTAGAACTGGCAACTGTCAATCCTGTGGGTGTGATGGGGCCCATTCTAGGCAATGATTATTCCCATTCCAATGAGACTGTCCGTCAAATGATAGAAGGCAAGCTAAAATCTGTCCCTAAAATTTATTCAGATTATGTAGATGTCCGGGATGTTGCGGATTTGCATATTTTGGCCATGGTTCGCCCCGAAGCAAACGGAGAACGTTTCATAGCTTCCAGTGCAGAAAATCTTTCGATGCTGGATATTGCAAAGATGTTGAGGAAGCATTTAGGGGAGGAGGCTAAAAACGTACCCAACAGCGAACTTCCAAACATTGCAGTGCGTATTCTAGCGGTGTTTAATCCGAAATTAAGAATGATTGCATCACTCCTGGGAAATGAGATGTCCACGAGTAATCAAAAAGCCAAACAACTACTGGGATGGGCACCACGTTCGGCAGAAGAAGCCATTATAGCAACGGGTAGCAGTATGGTAAAAATCATTAAAGAGCAGATGATTTCATAG